Proteins from a genomic interval of Paenibacillus lentus:
- a CDS encoding anti-sigma-F factor Fin family protein codes for MAINYVCRHCRTQIGRIEAAHVSEAQLGFHFLTPDERRDIIAYDSSGDTTVRVTCDYCAEALSNHPELTLLNSPLQ; via the coding sequence ATGGCAATAAACTATGTATGCAGACATTGCCGCACACAAATCGGCAGAATAGAAGCTGCTCATGTATCTGAAGCGCAGCTTGGTTTCCATTTCTTGACCCCCGATGAGCGGAGAGATATAATAGCGTATGATTCGAGCGGCGACACTACGGTTCGCGTCACTTGTGATTATTGCGCCGAAGCGCTTTCGAATCATCCAGAGCTAACACTGCTCAACAGCCCGCTGCAATGA
- the glmU gene encoding bifunctional UDP-N-acetylglucosamine diphosphorylase/glucosamine-1-phosphate N-acetyltransferase GlmU has translation MKRLAIILAAGQGKRMKSKLYKVLHPVCGKPMVGHVLDTVKQIQCERSIVVVGHGADAVQSYLGTSAEYVLQEEQLGTGHAVKQAESLLASEEGITIVICGDTPLVKPETLEELIALHTKSNAAATVLSAWTEHPQGYGRIIRGENGSVVRIVEQKDCSPEEDAVKEFNTGTYCFDNAKLFAALGKVTNNNAQQEYYLTDVIGILVDSGEVVEGYMTEDYAESIGVNDRLALSEAEQFMRERIARKHMLAGVTIIDPQSTYIGADVQIGADTVIYPGTSILGNTVIGEDCVIGPAAEINNSKIDNGAKVKHSVLVDAEVGSEATVGPFAYLRPGAKLGAHVKVGDFVEIKNASIDEGSKVSHLSYIGDAKVGKNVNIGCGAITVNYDGYNKSITEIEDDAFVGSNVNLIAPVKVGKGAYVVAGSTITHSVSDNELAIARNRQENKAGYAEKLRARAKAKHDRGKQS, from the coding sequence TTGAAAAGATTAGCGATTATTCTTGCTGCAGGACAAGGGAAGCGCATGAAGTCCAAGCTTTATAAAGTGCTCCATCCCGTTTGTGGCAAACCGATGGTCGGACATGTTCTGGACACGGTAAAGCAAATCCAGTGTGAGCGAAGTATTGTGGTTGTAGGCCACGGTGCAGATGCAGTGCAGTCTTATCTCGGAACATCAGCAGAATATGTGCTGCAGGAGGAACAGCTAGGCACGGGCCATGCTGTGAAGCAGGCAGAATCGTTGCTTGCTAGTGAAGAAGGAATTACGATCGTTATATGTGGAGATACTCCACTTGTGAAGCCTGAGACACTAGAGGAACTCATCGCTTTGCATACGAAGAGCAATGCAGCAGCTACCGTGCTGTCTGCCTGGACCGAACACCCGCAAGGGTATGGCCGGATTATCCGGGGGGAGAATGGTTCTGTTGTGCGAATCGTAGAACAGAAGGATTGTTCTCCGGAAGAAGATGCGGTAAAGGAATTTAACACAGGAACTTATTGTTTTGATAATGCGAAATTATTTGCTGCTCTTGGCAAGGTAACGAACAACAATGCACAGCAAGAATATTATCTGACGGATGTCATCGGCATTCTCGTAGATTCGGGCGAAGTCGTGGAAGGCTATATGACCGAGGATTACGCGGAATCGATCGGAGTAAACGATCGGCTGGCACTCTCGGAAGCGGAGCAATTTATGCGAGAGAGAATTGCCCGGAAGCATATGCTGGCAGGTGTTACCATCATCGATCCTCAATCGACGTATATCGGCGCAGATGTTCAAATCGGTGCGGATACGGTAATTTATCCGGGGACATCGATATTGGGTAATACGGTGATCGGCGAGGATTGCGTTATCGGACCTGCGGCAGAAATAAATAATAGCAAAATTGACAACGGCGCAAAGGTTAAGCATTCGGTACTAGTGGATGCCGAAGTAGGTAGTGAAGCTACCGTTGGACCTTTCGCTTATTTGCGTCCAGGAGCAAAACTTGGAGCACACGTTAAAGTGGGCGATTTCGTGGAGATCAAGAATGCTTCGATCGACGAGGGCTCCAAAGTATCGCATCTGAGCTACATTGGTGATGCCAAAGTAGGTAAGAATGTAAATATTGGCTGTGGAGCGATAACCGTCAACTATGATGGTTATAATAAGTCTATTACGGAAATCGAAGATGATGCGTTCGTGGGGAGCAATGTTAATTTGATCGCACCGGTGAAGGTCGGCAAAGGGGCTTACGTCGTTGCAGGCTCCACCATTACTCATTCTGTTTCCGACAATGAACTAGCCATAGCAAGGAACCGGCAGGAGAATAAGGCGGGATATGCCGAAAAGCTTCGCGCCCGGGCTAAGGCCAAGCATGACCGAGGAAAGCAATCATAG
- the pth gene encoding aminoacyl-tRNA hydrolase has protein sequence MKWFVGLGNPGAQYEKTRHNIGFMALDELARRHNIDIRQSKCKALVGDGIIGGQKVALIKPMTYMNLSGEAVRAFMDYYKVSLEDMIVVYDDLDTEIGRNRLRYQGSAGGHNGIKSIIQHTGTQTFNRIRMGISRPEPGYAVVDYVLSPFAKKERPLLDDSIQQACDALEFSLDHTFEQTMAKFNR, from the coding sequence ATGAAATGGTTTGTTGGCCTCGGCAATCCGGGAGCCCAATATGAGAAAACAAGACATAACATCGGTTTTATGGCCTTGGACGAGCTGGCAAGAAGGCATAATATCGATATCCGCCAAAGTAAGTGCAAAGCCCTGGTCGGGGATGGCATAATTGGCGGGCAGAAGGTTGCACTCATTAAACCGATGACTTATATGAATTTGTCCGGTGAAGCGGTAAGGGCATTTATGGATTACTATAAAGTCAGCCTGGAAGATATGATCGTCGTATACGATGATCTGGACACAGAAATCGGCAGAAACCGCCTTCGTTACCAAGGAAGCGCAGGCGGCCATAACGGGATTAAGTCCATTATTCAACATACAGGGACTCAAACATTCAATCGAATTCGGATGGGTATATCCAGACCGGAGCCGGGTTATGCGGTTGTCGATTATGTGCTATCCCCTTTTGCGAAGAAGGAGAGGCCTCTACTCGATGACTCCATACAGCAGGCATGCGATGCGCTTGAGTTTAGCCTCGATCATACTTTTGAACAAACGATGGCTAAATTTAATCGCTGA
- a CDS encoding ribose-phosphate diphosphokinase, with protein MTYCDSKLKIFTCNSNPKLAHQIADYIGIPMGDSETTSFSDGEIQVKLSESVRGCHVYIVQSTCAPVNDNLMELLVMVDALKRASAKSINVVIPYYGYARQDRKARSRDPITAKLVANLIEKAGAHRVITMDLHAMQIQGFFDIPVDHMLGVPILAQYFRSKKIPNPVVVSPDHGGVVRARKLADFLNAPLAIIDKRRPEPNVSEVMNIIGNIEGKTAILVDDIIDTAGTIVLGANALKEGGVEEVYACCTHPVLSGPAMERLENSPLKEVVVTDTIPITQPNPTSKLKVLSVAPLMGEAIIRVHEELSISKLFEIE; from the coding sequence ATGACTTATTGTGATTCTAAACTGAAGATATTCACCTGTAACTCTAATCCAAAATTAGCGCATCAAATTGCTGATTATATCGGTATTCCGATGGGAGACTCGGAAACGACAAGCTTCAGCGATGGAGAAATCCAGGTGAAGCTATCCGAGAGCGTACGCGGTTGTCATGTATATATTGTACAATCGACTTGCGCGCCGGTTAACGATAATTTGATGGAGCTTCTTGTCATGGTGGATGCTTTGAAGCGGGCTTCAGCCAAGAGCATAAACGTGGTTATCCCGTATTACGGATACGCACGTCAGGATCGGAAGGCCCGTTCCCGTGACCCAATTACGGCAAAGTTAGTGGCTAACTTGATCGAAAAAGCAGGCGCTCATCGCGTCATTACGATGGACTTGCATGCAATGCAAATTCAAGGGTTTTTCGATATTCCAGTTGATCACATGCTGGGCGTGCCGATTTTAGCTCAATATTTCCGCTCCAAGAAAATTCCAAATCCGGTCGTCGTATCGCCAGACCATGGCGGTGTTGTGCGTGCCCGGAAATTGGCGGATTTTCTGAATGCACCGCTTGCGATTATCGACAAGCGCCGTCCGGAGCCGAATGTTAGTGAAGTGATGAACATCATCGGTAACATCGAGGGTAAGACAGCTATTCTCGTCGATGACATCATTGATACGGCCGGTACGATCGTCCTTGGCGCCAATGCCTTGAAGGAAGGCGGCGTTGAAGAGGTATACGCTTGCTGTACGCATCCAGTGCTGTCTGGTCCGGCGATGGAACGTCTGGAGAATTCTCCGCTGAAGGAAGTTGTGGTTACTGATACGATTCCAATTACGCAACCGAATCCAACGAGCAAGCTTAAAGTGTTGTCGGTCGCTCCGCTGATGGGAGAAGCGATTATTCGCGTCCATGAGGAACTCTCCATCAGTAAACTGTTCGAAATCGAATAA
- a CDS encoding polysaccharide biosynthesis protein, translated as MKDEITEPRPSRLLKGAAVLALAAILTKLLGTLQKIPLQNIGGDGVFGIYNTVYPFYMMIITLATSGFPTTISKFIAERQVLGSEAGKRAVLRMAGLMMGLLGIAGFSLLYFGAPLLSQAIGSSQLIPALQNAAPALLFIPFSAVFRGYFQGLQEMVPTAVSQVTEQTVRVVVMIILLIYWTGLGAADDVIAGGAFAGSAAGGAAGLIVMLIFWSRSYKVRERAREQRLDSILTSDESELTRMPDQIESAHLEKGTKLLLSMLAYAIPVCLAALAVPLISLVDAFTLPRLLQSRGVNDLQAMVEVGIYNRGVPLVQLVTMLASSLSVLFIPALTELRMKGDLEGIRRQRATALRWFGLIGLAASVGLALLAQPINVMLYEDALGSTTLAWIAWTAAPGALVTVSAALLQGLGHVRAPALHLLVAAALKTALNALLVPPLGITGAALAGIAAYGAAAALNLALLARRTGRARRGARAALAQLLRPAAAVLAMACAVLLVRLGAGALPLGGGRMAALAESLLGVGLGAALFAAVVLRTGLLSAAELSALPRVSPRLMAALRRLRLLR; from the coding sequence ATGAAGGACGAAATAACCGAACCTCGACCATCCAGGCTGCTGAAGGGAGCGGCTGTCCTAGCCTTGGCTGCCATATTGACTAAGCTGCTGGGAACACTGCAGAAGATTCCGCTGCAAAATATAGGAGGAGACGGGGTATTCGGGATATATAACACCGTTTATCCGTTCTATATGATGATCATTACGCTGGCTACGTCCGGTTTTCCAACGACGATTTCTAAATTCATTGCAGAGCGCCAGGTATTAGGATCTGAAGCGGGCAAACGAGCCGTCCTGCGAATGGCCGGCCTGATGATGGGGCTGCTCGGAATAGCGGGTTTCAGCTTGCTGTATTTTGGGGCTCCATTATTGTCGCAGGCTATTGGCAGCAGTCAGCTTATTCCCGCTCTGCAGAATGCAGCTCCGGCACTGCTATTCATTCCGTTTAGCGCTGTATTTCGTGGATATTTTCAAGGGCTGCAGGAGATGGTGCCGACAGCGGTGTCCCAAGTCACGGAGCAAACCGTGCGCGTGGTCGTAATGATCATTTTGCTTATTTACTGGACAGGGCTTGGCGCTGCAGATGATGTCATTGCGGGAGGAGCCTTTGCCGGATCGGCTGCCGGCGGAGCAGCAGGACTCATTGTCATGCTTATTTTTTGGAGCCGGAGCTATAAAGTAAGGGAAAGAGCTCGTGAGCAAAGGCTTGATAGCATACTAACTTCTGATGAATCTGAGCTGACCCGGATGCCCGACCAGATAGAGAGTGCTCACTTGGAAAAAGGGACGAAGCTGCTATTATCGATGCTTGCTTATGCGATTCCTGTCTGTCTTGCTGCGCTGGCCGTGCCGCTCATTAGTCTAGTGGATGCCTTTACGCTACCTAGATTGCTGCAAAGCAGAGGGGTGAATGATCTGCAGGCGATGGTAGAGGTTGGCATATACAATCGAGGTGTTCCTCTCGTTCAATTAGTGACGATGCTGGCCTCGTCGTTATCGGTACTTTTCATTCCCGCACTGACAGAGCTGCGAATGAAGGGCGACTTAGAAGGGATTCGCCGGCAGAGGGCTACGGCGCTGCGCTGGTTCGGGCTAATCGGCCTTGCCGCATCGGTCGGGCTCGCCCTGCTGGCGCAGCCGATTAACGTGATGCTGTACGAGGACGCCCTCGGCAGCACCACGCTGGCGTGGATCGCTTGGACGGCGGCACCTGGCGCGCTCGTCACCGTCAGCGCCGCGCTGCTGCAGGGCCTCGGCCACGTCCGCGCTCCCGCGCTGCACCTGCTTGTCGCGGCGGCGCTTAAGACCGCGCTGAACGCGCTGCTTGTGCCGCCGCTTGGCATCACGGGCGCCGCACTCGCCGGCATCGCCGCTTACGGCGCCGCTGCAGCGCTCAACCTCGCGCTGCTCGCCCGGCGCACCGGCCGCGCCCGGCGTGGCGCCCGCGCAGCGCTGGCGCAGCTGCTGCGCCCTGCGGCGGCCGTGCTCGCCATGGCGTGCGCCGTGCTGCTCGTGCGCCTGGGCGCGGGCGCGCTGCCGCTAGGCGGCGGGCGCATGGCGGCGCTCGCCGAGAGCTTGCTCGGCGTGGGGCTTGGCGCCGCTCTGTTCGCGGCAGTCGTACTGCGCACCGGGCTGCTGAGCGCCGCCGAACTGTCGGCGCTGCCCCGTGTCTCGCCGCGGCTAATGGCAGCGCTGCGCCGCTTGCGGCTGCTGCGGTAG
- the spoVT gene encoding stage V sporulation protein T, with protein MKATGIVRRIDDLGRVVIPKEIRRTLRIREGDPLEIFVDRDGEVILKKYSPIGELGDFAKEYAESLYESTGHITLISDRDTLIAVAGASKKEYLDKQISPLLEGSMDGRKILLETDTGSYEITKDHPEEISSFVIAPIISGGDPIGTVVLLNKDGTVKMSDLESKMAETAAGFLGKQMEQ; from the coding sequence ATGAAAGCTACTGGAATCGTACGACGTATTGATGATCTTGGACGGGTGGTTATTCCCAAAGAAATCCGCCGCACATTACGGATTCGCGAGGGAGATCCGTTGGAAATTTTCGTGGATCGCGATGGTGAAGTAATTCTGAAGAAGTATTCCCCAATCGGCGAATTAGGTGATTTTGCAAAAGAGTATGCGGAGTCTCTCTATGAGAGCACAGGTCATATTACGCTTATATCCGACCGGGATACGCTGATTGCTGTGGCTGGCGCCTCCAAGAAAGAGTATTTAGATAAGCAAATCAGCCCGCTACTGGAGGGCAGCATGGATGGACGCAAAATTTTGCTTGAGACAGACACGGGGAGTTATGAAATTACTAAGGATCATCCTGAGGAAATATCCTCCTTTGTTATCGCTCCGATCATTTCTGGAGGAGACCCTATCGGTACGGTAGTGTTACTTAACAAGGATGGTACTGTAAAGATGTCGGATCTTGAGTCGAAAATGGCTGAGACGGCCGCTGGCTTTCTCGGTAAACAAATGGAGCAGTAA
- a CDS encoding peptidylprolyl isomerase, translating into MSRSKARSWKTLFIGLVAVLTVSMLAACGKKDDNTNPNKEAANNGGSKSEVVATYEGGEITAKEFDLELRIMKTLQPQMGQLLELDDFREFLVKQAITYEYLAEKADDKAQKEGKKTAEDQLNAIKTQMGDEVFKEMLEAQNVTEDELKNYMIRIFTVVASQTAGIKEEDIKAEFEATKDDYTKASVRHILIGLTDAEGKERSKEDALKLANEVKAKLDKGEDFATLVKEYSDDGQQNIENGGLYEDALVTQWVPQFQEKARTLKINEISDPVETDFGYHIMRVESRTEKKYEDLTEEEKEMIKNFVGSTKLDEFMEKDLDKLIKKIDLPKADNNAETDNGAEAPPASEGNAGTDSEGTNEGSGNSGNAGANDSEKAEGNAGTTK; encoded by the coding sequence ATGTCTCGAAGTAAAGCACGTTCATGGAAGACGCTATTTATCGGGCTTGTTGCGGTATTGACGGTTTCCATGCTGGCAGCATGCGGGAAGAAAGATGACAACACGAATCCGAATAAGGAAGCAGCAAATAATGGCGGGAGCAAGAGTGAAGTAGTTGCTACCTATGAAGGCGGAGAAATCACGGCGAAGGAATTCGATCTTGAGCTGCGTATCATGAAGACATTACAACCGCAAATGGGACAGCTATTGGAGTTGGACGATTTTCGGGAATTTTTGGTGAAGCAAGCCATAACTTATGAGTACTTAGCTGAGAAAGCGGACGATAAGGCACAGAAGGAAGGCAAGAAAACAGCGGAAGATCAGCTCAATGCGATCAAAACGCAAATGGGTGATGAGGTATTTAAGGAAATGCTCGAAGCCCAAAATGTTACTGAGGATGAACTGAAAAATTATATGATCCGTATTTTTACGGTGGTGGCCAGTCAAACAGCCGGAATTAAAGAGGAAGACATCAAGGCGGAATTTGAAGCGACGAAGGACGACTATACAAAAGCATCGGTACGTCATATTCTGATCGGATTGACGGATGCGGAAGGCAAGGAGCGCAGCAAGGAAGATGCTTTGAAATTAGCCAATGAAGTGAAGGCCAAGCTCGATAAAGGGGAAGACTTTGCGACTCTGGTGAAGGAATACTCTGATGATGGACAGCAAAATATAGAAAATGGCGGATTGTATGAAGATGCATTAGTTACGCAATGGGTGCCGCAATTCCAAGAGAAAGCACGGACGCTGAAAATTAATGAAATCAGCGATCCGGTAGAGACGGATTTCGGTTATCATATTATGCGGGTTGAGTCGCGTACAGAGAAGAAATACGAAGATTTAACCGAAGAGGAAAAAGAAATGATCAAGAACTTTGTCGGTTCGACCAAACTGGACGAGTTCATGGAGAAGGATTTGGACAAGCTCATCAAGAAGATCGACCTGCCTAAGGCGGATAACAACGCAGAAACGGATAACGGAGCTGAAGCACCACCGGCGAGTGAAGGCAACGCGGGCACAGATTCGGAAGGAACGAATGAGGGATCTGGCAATAGCGGCAATGCTGGAGCGAATGATAGTGAGAAAGCCGAGGGGAACGCAGGGACTACGAAGTAA
- the spoVG gene encoding septation regulator SpoVG codes for MQITDVRLRRVSSEGRMKAIASITIDNEFVVHDIRVIDGNNGMFVAMPSKRTPDGEFRDIAHPISSGTREKIQAAVLAEYERAADQEEVIEEGA; via the coding sequence ATGCAAATTACGGATGTAAGGCTCCGCCGAGTCAGCTCGGAAGGCAGAATGAAGGCAATCGCATCCATTACCATCGATAACGAGTTTGTTGTTCATGACATTCGCGTCATCGACGGAAATAATGGAATGTTTGTAGCAATGCCTAGCAAGCGCACACCGGACGGGGAGTTCCGGGATATCGCGCATCCAATTTCTTCGGGCACACGCGAGAAGATTCAAGCTGCAGTTTTGGCTGAGTACGAACGCGCTGCTGACCAAGAAGAAGTTATTGAAGAAGGGGCTTAA
- the mfd gene encoding transcription-repair coupling factor, with protein MLQALIQAFSKDTDFATAIAGVNSGMKEQLISGLSGSSKQIMLAAMHKETNRPLLVVTHNMFAAQKIAEDLQEALSSDEVLLYPANELVAAESAVSSPETLAQRIEVLLKCSQGFRGIVVVPYSGIRRFIPSPETMAAARLDIALGGTLQLDHFLSKMVELGYERVERVELRGEMSIRGGIIDFYPLTAELAYRIELFDDEVDSIRTFDPADQRSIEQVKHVSVPPCKELIASKDRFTKAAQAVSERLEQQLEKMTDRQVKQRLKEEISREIELLREQVYFPEIYKYISLIYPENKTLYDFMADDTLLILDEPARLLETAKQLERDEAEWHLHLFQNGKSLPDLPLAMDGDRVLYRRPFQTMFLSLFLKQVPHVQPQNIINFVSRTMQDFHGQMNVLKAEMERWKKSGANVIMLANGEERIERMRRVLLDYGIDEPTLLQGNLQSGFELPSVHLVVITEGEMFSKKQRKARKVTKNMDNAERIKSYTELKVGDYVVHQNHGIGKYLGIGTLEVGGIHKDYMHIMYAGGDKLSVPIEQIDLIQKYVGSEDKEPKVYKLGGNEWTRVKNKVRTTVQDIADDLIKLYAERQASPGYGFEKDTPEQQEFEAMFPYEETRDQIRAIEEIKKDMEQPRPMDRLLCGDVGYGKTEVAIRAAFKSAIEGKQVAVLVPTTILAQQHYETFRERFAGYPINIQSLSRFRSRKEQNETIKGIRQGTVDIVIGTHRLLSQDVVFKDLGLLIVDEEQRFGVTHKEKLKRLKTNVDVLTLTATPIPRTLHMSMLGVRDLSVIETPPENRFPVQTYVVEHSQSLVREAIERELARGGQIYYLYNRVQGIQEMAAQISMLVPEARVGVGHGQMSEQELEKTILDFLDGEYDVLVSTSIIETGVDIPNVNTLIVHDADKMGLSQLYQLRGRVGRSNRIAYAYFTYQRDKSLTEVAEKRLQSIKEFTELGSGFKIAMRDLSIRGAGNLLGAEQHGFIASVGFDLYSQMLAEEIQKRKISVLGEEAPEDKSWNTTIDLGIDAYLPSDYIYDSIQKIEIYKKTASAASFEDVAELEDELLDRFGELPEAVENLLSVARVKLYGKLYGMESMTRRGDEVVIKFLDGREKDVNPAKLVEVGNLFGRRVQFNQGTAMLIRIKTKELDDKALMGLLEQFLEALKVSFKLKGELQDVSK; from the coding sequence TTGCTACAAGCACTTATACAAGCTTTTTCTAAAGACACGGATTTTGCGACTGCCATAGCAGGCGTGAATTCGGGAATGAAAGAACAATTGATTTCCGGCTTATCCGGATCATCTAAACAAATTATGCTGGCTGCAATGCACAAAGAAACAAATCGCCCACTGCTTGTCGTGACACATAATATGTTTGCAGCCCAGAAAATTGCAGAAGATTTACAGGAAGCGCTGTCGTCCGATGAAGTGCTCCTGTATCCAGCTAATGAGCTCGTAGCGGCGGAATCAGCGGTATCGAGCCCTGAGACGCTGGCGCAGCGAATTGAGGTACTACTGAAATGCTCCCAAGGATTCCGGGGGATTGTGGTGGTGCCTTATTCTGGCATTCGCAGATTTATTCCATCGCCAGAAACGATGGCTGCCGCACGCTTGGACATAGCTCTTGGCGGTACGCTGCAGTTGGATCATTTCTTAAGCAAAATGGTCGAGCTCGGCTACGAGCGGGTGGAACGCGTGGAACTGCGGGGCGAGATGAGCATTCGCGGGGGAATTATCGATTTCTACCCGTTGACTGCGGAACTTGCCTACCGAATCGAGCTGTTCGACGATGAAGTGGACTCGATTCGTACGTTTGATCCAGCCGATCAACGCTCTATAGAGCAGGTGAAGCACGTATCTGTGCCTCCATGCAAGGAGCTTATCGCTTCCAAAGACCGTTTTACCAAGGCAGCCCAAGCTGTATCAGAGCGGCTGGAGCAGCAGTTGGAGAAAATGACGGATCGTCAAGTCAAACAAAGATTGAAAGAGGAAATTTCCAGAGAAATCGAACTGCTCCGTGAGCAGGTTTATTTTCCTGAGATTTATAAGTATATTTCACTGATATATCCGGAGAATAAAACGCTGTATGATTTTATGGCTGATGATACGCTGCTGATTCTGGATGAACCTGCCCGGCTGCTGGAAACCGCTAAGCAGTTAGAGCGGGATGAAGCGGAGTGGCACTTGCATCTGTTCCAGAATGGCAAGAGTTTGCCTGATTTGCCGCTTGCCATGGATGGGGATCGGGTTCTTTATCGTCGTCCTTTCCAGACCATGTTCCTGTCGCTATTTTTGAAGCAGGTGCCTCATGTTCAGCCCCAGAACATTATTAACTTCGTCAGCCGAACCATGCAGGACTTCCACGGTCAAATGAATGTACTTAAGGCAGAAATGGAACGGTGGAAGAAGAGCGGTGCGAATGTGATCATGCTGGCGAACGGCGAAGAGCGCATAGAACGGATGCGCCGGGTGCTGCTTGATTATGGCATTGATGAGCCGACCTTACTGCAAGGCAATTTGCAGTCTGGATTTGAACTGCCCTCGGTGCATCTGGTTGTCATCACGGAAGGAGAAATGTTCTCCAAGAAGCAGCGTAAAGCACGCAAAGTAACGAAAAACATGGATAATGCTGAGCGGATAAAAAGTTATACCGAGCTTAAAGTGGGCGATTATGTCGTTCACCAGAATCACGGGATTGGTAAATACCTCGGCATTGGCACATTGGAAGTTGGCGGCATACACAAGGACTACATGCATATTATGTATGCGGGCGGGGACAAACTTTCCGTACCCATCGAGCAAATTGATCTGATCCAGAAATATGTGGGCTCCGAGGATAAAGAACCCAAAGTATATAAGCTGGGTGGGAACGAATGGACGAGGGTCAAGAACAAGGTTCGCACTACGGTACAGGATATCGCCGACGATCTCATCAAGCTGTATGCTGAACGTCAAGCTTCGCCGGGCTATGGCTTTGAGAAGGATACGCCCGAACAGCAGGAATTTGAAGCCATGTTCCCTTATGAGGAGACGCGCGATCAGATTAGGGCTATTGAGGAAATTAAGAAGGATATGGAGCAGCCGCGTCCTATGGATCGATTGCTATGCGGTGATGTTGGCTATGGAAAGACAGAGGTGGCAATCCGAGCTGCCTTCAAGAGTGCAATTGAAGGGAAACAGGTTGCGGTGCTTGTGCCGACGACGATTTTGGCGCAGCAGCATTATGAGACCTTCCGCGAGCGATTTGCGGGTTATCCGATCAATATTCAGTCATTAAGCCGCTTCCGCAGCCGCAAAGAGCAGAATGAGACGATCAAAGGTATCCGGCAAGGGACAGTAGATATTGTTATCGGGACGCATCGCCTTTTATCCCAGGATGTCGTCTTCAAAGACTTAGGGTTATTAATTGTCGATGAAGAGCAACGTTTCGGCGTAACTCATAAGGAGAAGCTCAAGAGGCTGAAGACGAATGTAGACGTTCTAACTTTAACGGCGACGCCAATTCCAAGAACCCTGCACATGTCTATGCTCGGCGTTCGGGATTTGTCAGTCATCGAGACGCCTCCAGAGAATCGCTTCCCTGTTCAAACCTATGTCGTCGAGCACAGTCAATCTCTGGTTCGTGAAGCAATTGAACGGGAACTGGCGCGGGGCGGGCAAATTTATTACCTATACAACCGAGTCCAGGGTATCCAGGAGATGGCAGCACAAATATCAATGCTTGTTCCAGAAGCTAGAGTCGGAGTGGGCCACGGTCAAATGTCGGAGCAGGAGCTAGAGAAGACGATTCTCGACTTCCTTGACGGCGAATATGACGTCCTGGTCAGCACGAGCATCATTGAGACCGGGGTGGATATCCCGAACGTAAATACGCTTATCGTACATGATGCGGATAAAATGGGACTGTCTCAGCTATATCAATTGCGTGGGCGAGTTGGCCGTTCGAACCGGATTGCCTATGCTTATTTTACCTATCAGCGAGATAAGTCTTTGACGGAGGTCGCCGAGAAGCGCCTTCAATCCATTAAGGAATTTACGGAACTAGGTTCTGGATTTAAAATCGCAATGAGAGATTTGTCCATTCGGGGTGCAGGTAACTTACTCGGTGCGGAGCAGCACGGGTTTATTGCGTCTGTCGGATTTGATCTTTATTCTCAGATGTTGGCTGAAGAAATTCAGAAGCGAAAGATATCGGTACTTGGCGAAGAAGCGCCTGAGGATAAATCCTGGAATACGACGATCGATCTCGGCATCGATGCTTATTTACCGTCCGATTATATTTATGATAGTATTCAAAAGATAGAGATTTACAAAAAAACAGCTTCGGCAGCATCCTTCGAGGATGTCGCGGAGCTGGAGGACGAGCTTCTTGATCGATTCGGCGAGCTGCCGGAAGCTGTAGAAAACTTACTGTCCGTCGCTCGAGTGAAGCTTTATGGCAAACTTTACGGGATGGAATCCATGACGCGGCGGGGGGACGAGGTAGTGATTAAGTTCCTCGATGGCCGTGAGAAGGACGTCAATCCGGCCAAACTTGTGGAAGTTGGCAATCTGTTCGGAAGGCGTGTACAATTTAATCAGGGTACGGCAATGCTGATCCGAATTAAAACCAAGGAATTGGACGATAAAGCATTGATGGGTTTGTTGGAGCAATTCCTTGAGGCCCTGAAGGTTTCGTTCAAATTGAAAGGGGAACTACAAGATGTCTCGAAGTAA